One Polycladomyces zharkentensis genomic region harbors:
- a CDS encoding ArsR/SmtB family transcription factor — protein MSHFKALPSLEPHIVEAASQTFKALSDPTRLKILHLLSMEECSVSRIAEQLGLTPSAISHQLSYLRTLRLVRHRREGHTIYYSCDDDHVLTLLRQTIEHVTHTSN, from the coding sequence ATGAGCCATTTCAAAGCATTGCCGTCACTGGAGCCGCATATCGTCGAAGCGGCCTCGCAAACGTTTAAGGCATTGTCCGACCCTACCAGACTAAAGATTTTGCACCTGTTGTCGATGGAGGAATGCTCCGTCAGCCGCATCGCCGAACAGTTGGGACTGACTCCATCGGCGATTTCCCATCAACTGTCCTATCTTCGCACCTTGCGTCTCGTCAGGCACCGCAGGGAAGGACACACGATTTATTACAGCTGCGATGACGATCATGTGCTGACATTGCTGAGACAAACGATTGAGCATGTTACGCATACATCGAATTAG